One Palaemon carinicauda isolate YSFRI2023 chromosome 4, ASM3689809v2, whole genome shotgun sequence DNA segment encodes these proteins:
- the LOC137639735 gene encoding uncharacterized protein — protein sequence MHQWLGIVWNRACESNIDKGHCYETGATFQRLLDGILVDLPFCVVTCKTYFVFSSLKEEHLHHLCIELDHVQQNGLVVRFSGSFLDKKTTPKDALDIWSAEMVCGDPLIVPAEFFPSAASSDKLQPLCHAVGKSTPCHKTYKSPAKQLIPTDLHSSTHVCICTDTSKSPVMPPYTGLLPMIRCTAKAFLHNMRGKEDCVSIDCLQPAYLLPDDPPKVHLS from the exons atgcaccagtggctgggcattgtctGGAATCGTGCTTGCGAGAGCAATATagacaagggtcactgttatgagactg gggccacttttcaacgtctcctggatggcatcttagtggatcTCCCCTTCTGTGTTGTTACATGTAAGACATACTTCGTGTTCTCATccctcaaagaggaacacctccatcatctatgcATTGAGCTTGACCAcgtacaacagaatggccttgtagtccg cttttcTGGGTCCTTCTTGGACaaaaagaccactcctaaagacgccctggatatcTGGTCAGCTGAAATGGTATgtggcgacccgttgatcgtccctgccgaattttttccgtctgcagcCTCCTCTGACAAACTCCAGCCCCTATGTCACGCTGTTGGGAAATCTACTCCATGCCAcaagacttacaagtccccagctaaGCAActcataccaacagatctgcattCATCAACGCATGTTTGCATATGCAccgacactagcaagtcaccagTAATGCCCCCTTATACAGGCCTTTTACCCATGATCCGTTGTACAGCGAAAGCATTCCTCCACAACATGCGTGGGAAAGAAGACTgcgtctccattgattgcctacaacctgcatatctcctgccagatgacccacctaaagTACACCTCTCATGA